The Culex pipiens pallens isolate TS chromosome 2, TS_CPP_V2, whole genome shotgun sequence DNA window ggcgttttcgacaaactttcatgaaattatctcctctacaactttgccgaagacaccaaagccctacaacgtcatccaacaaagttagtttttggttgacaccctggaaggtcgtcaccctgtatgtcaataactttaaaagatagcccttatcaagtacaacaactcttcccaagacaccatttggctaggacgtcaaataaaggagttatcaatttatttcacttaattttgccattccgaacattGTGCATTGGCATAAAATTGTCTTTTcccaaaacttttttcaaatgcatgcttaaactttttttctcgagAAAGttctaacaacatttttttttattcatttaaaaaaatctgaaaatgcaaaAGACAAGTTTACGCTATTCCTTCACAGATGGCGCCATATgtatttcagcatttattttactttaaaaactcccGAGATGGCgcttattaaatcaattttcaaggaTACGCCTTGTGTTTTAGTATGTTCTTTTAACACTGGAATGCTCAACGCATGTCCAACAttcacggacgcccaagcctcccaaaaaaggtggaacgataacttcaactcgctggttctcgggcattactcaaccaatcgggacgatactcgtttccagtgatttgtaagaatgtctagatgatcttaaaagtttgcagaacttgatttgaacaaatctgtaatttctgcgaccgaaaacatggAACTTCTTTTATACGCGAAAaataaaagttggaacgatgtttttgatcgcaaaaattacagatttgatcaaattaagttttgcaaagttctagaatcatctaaatatcctaacaaatcactggaataatgaatcgtcccgattgattGAGTAATGCCCGACAAAGTTGATGAAATTCTGCGCCATGTGATGGACCTTCGCAACGAGATTACCGTACTCCGCAATGAGAATGCTGGCCTGAAACAATCACTTATCTGCGGAAACCAAGACCGTTGCCGATGCTGTAGATCGAGCTGAGCGTGAACTAGACAATCAAGTCAGGACGAAATTATCTGCTAATGCAATAATACTTGGTATTCCTCGGCAACCACAAGAAAACATCGATGAGATTGACGCAAAAACGTATGAATCGCTGGGTTACAAAACAGCAATTGCAATTGCACACATTTCATCATGTACCCGTATCTCTAACGGGAATTCAACGAGCCACCCCATAAGAGTTATGTTCAAAACACCACGCTGCAAGGATAGGCTCATGGCGCACAAGAAAGCACGTGGCCCGTTTAATGTGTCCCCGATCAACGGTGTCGACTGGACCTACGGCGCTAACAACAAAGTGACCATTCGTGATGAGCTCTCCCCATTATCACTGCGACTCTTTCACGTGTTGAAAACGCTCCAAACAACGCTGAAATTACGTTATGTTTGGCCAGGGAAGGATGGAGCTATAATGGTGAAACAGGACGAGAAATCGACAGCAGTTGCTGTCTATTGCCGCCAAGGTGTAGAGAGACTCGTTCGTAGCAGCCACCCACAATAAACCACTACAAGTTAGTGATCGTGTCAGGACTCCCCAGATTGCTGTATTTGTTCGGAGTGATCTgcagctgaaagtcaaaaataaTACCGTCAATGAAGGCTATCACCACATTGGAATAGAGATCAACACTGGCCGAACTGCTGTTACCATTCACGGATTCTACCGACCTCGTAGTCGGGCGGTCGTGCCACAAGATTCATTTCATCGATCGAAGAGATACTGTAAACTGCCAACCTAGATGCTCCCCTTTTCCTCGTTGGCGACATGAATCTGCCAGCTAACAACATAAACAATCGTGAGTTTCGTAAGTACCAAGCCCTGCTAAGCTCCTATAACATGGCCATGTCAAACACACTGGTTACTAGACCTAGTAGTAACAATGTGTTGGACCACGTGGTTTGTAGTAACCGTGATTCCCCACGTGTCTGCAACTACGAGATTGACTGTCCGCTAAGCGATCCCAGTTACGTTTTAACGACCTTCAAGATGAAATTTGACCGGGTAAAGAAAATGCTATCAAAAACGTGGGCTAATTATCAAGCCGTCGACCAGCAGTTCCAACAGTTCCTACAGGAGTCAAACGGGGGTGACCTCGAACCCCATGATCGATTGGCAACGCCCACAGCTCGGTACAGGCAACTAGTTGGAAGCAACTCAAAGACGACAACAGTTGAGGTCAAGCTGAAAAGTGATTGCTGTCCCTGGTACAACTTCGATGTTTGGAAGCTTGGCAAGATACGGGACAATGTactccgaagaagcaaaatcaACCGGCACGACCAGAAGGCTAAAGGACGCGAAAAAAGAGCAATGACTGAGTACTATACAATGGCATCTTCAGCTCCACAAATCCGAAGGTTCTTTGGAGAAGGATTAACGAGTTGCTGGGATGCAAAACCAAGGAGTGCCCGGCCCTCACGCTCCATGTGAACGGCATGgagggaaatttacaaatttgccgggaaacggaaaatatttttttcccggaaatcccgggaattcccggattttttttcccgggacgagaaattggacgctctacatgAAAGACGACATGAAGCTAATTCTGAACTATCTGGTAAACAATCTTCTCGCATTGAATCTTGGGAAATCCAAAATGATTATGTTTCGGCTTAAGAAACTTCCTGCGGTGGTGAGCAAATCATCGAAGAAGTTTCAACTTTTAAGTACGCTGCGGTGTACTAAGAAAATTGTGCAAGACTGTCCCTCAACACGTCCTGCTCAAGATCTACTACGCTTTTATTCAAAGTTGTTACCTGTATGGAACAGTCGCTTAAGGGAGTGCACACAAACGGTCGATACAGAACAACATCCTGCCTATCCTAGGAATGTACACAAAGAGAATTGCTGTCTTAATGATAAGATCCTGAAGGCATTTCAGCACAGCTCAACACCAACATGACACCAGATCGTCGAACGAAATCCAACGGcagcagttccggacggaattAGGTCGAAAAAGATTCCCGATTTGTGGACCGAACGTCTTCAACAGATTACCTGGGAATATCAAGTACCTAAGCAATAACGCTGACTAAACTCAAGCAAGAAATGGTACTGAAAATTCGCAGTGAAATTAACAACgttccgtaaactggggtcaatcgggacttatggggcgaattgggacagcagttttaaccatgttggagcacaatatttggatttttctttttggtttcggttagaacagactcaggtcaacaaaatgtgtacatccattttcaaattttaaagctttaagtgctctaaaaactgctgtccctattcagactgtagtcccgattcaccccagattacggttcTACCccgttgataaaattttaaagttttaaatagcATTATCTTACTCCCCTTTAAAAGAACAAAAGTTCATTAGGGTAGTGTAAGCCGAATGCAAAGATTAGATTgaatcaataaaaacaaaaaaaaaaaactattttcaaaaaacttacctcagaaaaaaaaattggtattgaTCCGACAGTTGGTTCAAAAGGTAGAGCTGtgtgatttttctttatatacagagtaaatttctcaaaaaaggtgaGGGACCATACAGAATCCTACTCCCCAATGATTTATTTACAATTCCACTCGAATTTATCTTTCcaactgagtgttcacgactcgatcaaacttctcaaaaaattttacgtcgattggattccgcgcttttatttgagagcgtttgactttttgcctttcatacaaaagaaaggtttaaggtttgcttttcgaaaaaaaaaacacttttctcagaaatcttaaaaaaatcgtgcacggcggggaatcttcccagaaaaaaatcttattactAAACTGAAGGttttgatgcgctctttcgattgaattaagGCCCGAACCCCAGAACTCAACGTCTGacttttgagagctctttttctgaaatacttgtgcgatgtctgtatccgctcttaaacatttgtgtcttccatcattggaaaaccgctcgtaaaacccacaattttatatttcagatctgtagccgtaaatgtggtcaaaaatTAATTGCGccaatatatttgtcggagtttcatcattttgtaagaaaggctctatttcacctctggtgatattaaatcgggttttaccTTTAACAGTGATGCTTATACTCATGATTGGAAAAATTATGCGATTGAGTTGATtgaaacaagcatttattgtaagagcaattccatgtcaaatagggaatcggttgtacccgaccctctccgatttcaatgaaactttgtagacatgttatcctaggcatatataagccatttcgacggtaacatttcaaaagacatcatgtacattttgacactttctgggttattgtatattctgaaagtacttttaataagctacctctccaccaaaaatgagcaaaagttacttcagtaaagtctgtttaatcattattttaaataaagtaacataaacaaaatctctgccatcagcagcccctgtttatatagccctgtcaacctgtcaaacaaaaggctacataaacctcgtgacgaaaaaaaagcaacatgaacaaagcgccatgtacattcggcgaagaaaaacgaatcataacaaagcgcccccctcagtgacagcagggtgatatcgacgttggtgatttcaaaagaagttatgtttgtttttctcaaataaaattacggaaataatgttttattgaacatGGATGATCAAAtatcaacaaaagcaacgtttttcatcgtttgttatcattagaacatcttattttgctttcatataaaaatggtaattgaaaatggatgctcaacattcaaatgcgtttttctcaaaacgcatggtttgtacatgatgctttttgaaatgttggcgtcgatttttgtgtatatggcgccagtaacactcgatatTGTTTTTAATGCCGAGCTCCCGTGGTCTAGTGGTACgggtttcgctttgtaagcggaaggtcgaTGGCTTGAAACCCATCTGGCGAGGCAAAAGGGGTAGGTGGCGGTCGAGAGGGGATTTCGGCTGCTGCGGGAATTGATTTGTCAAGTCCCAAGCCTCCCCAAAACCCATCACATCCAATCTCTCGGACGATCTGTTGGCGACTGAGTCTGAGCGTTGAAGAACTCTGCAGCAATACACAGAGAAGAGCTTCAAATGCTACTTTCGACTCGGTCACATGCTCTCaggcaaaattcgagctgaagaTTGGGCTATATGATCGGTAACGATCTCTAGATGGGTCAAAAATAAACGAGATTTCCCCACAATCTCGCTCATCTCCACGTCTTCGGATCGGTCTCTCGTGCTCGTGTGGCATGGCATTGAGTGATTGGTTTGGGGAATGAGAGGGGGCAACTGCTCGAATAATTCGTCAAAAACTGTCTCGCTCAAACAATAGCGCTACGGAAGACGATCGTTCGGCAGGCTGTGTATAGCAGCAAAACAGAAAACCTGAGAACAGATCATACTACAATAGATACGCAAGTGTCGCAGTGGTCCGTGtctgttcacagtaaaaaaaaaaaaaaaaaaaaaaaaacactcgataatgacattttagaagggcgtacgtgttttcaatatttttttatttcgtaattcaaatattgttgtatctcgaagccgttgcatcgtatcaaaaagtggtcaaaaacaaacttgtaagaaatttgacgggctttccgaaaaaatacactgaaagaaaaaaacactccacttttatgagattttatgatttttaagtttaaaagtcaaatttgaaggtgagcccacgattttttttcgttcaaaatttttgtgaaaatagcctaagatgttacaaaaagactcgcgAAAAATGCAGGGTGGAGcaactcacacaaaaaaaatacaaaaatcatttactgaaattgtttttttgaaaagtggcacATACGTCCAATTAAAATGTGGtcgaagacaaacttatgggaaattggacgagcttttcgataaaaatattttcgaagttgaaaaatcatacaaaaataagcccttctaaaatgtcattatcgagtgctactggctccatatacacaaacatggcttatatatgcctaggataacatgtctacaaagtttcattgaaatcggagagggtcgagaaaaaagtacctaaaaaatttctgttttgggctggaattgctcgtaagtttaaaaattattgctcAAAATTGTGAGCATTTTCAGGAAAATCTGTAAAACTTTAAAAGCATTAAACtgatattttctgaaaaaatgcgATCTTTGCCACATATTCTTAATTCCTTCAAACATTGGGTGCCAACAATGGGGGACTTCCGAATTTaaggatttcaagggtcaaaacctaatctaatctaatctaatcagaccctagcgcagacaatttttcgaagggatcctggagagtgccttaggttagatgacgcctcatttattaacatttgtagtgcgccattgcattgaaatgcattgaaacaccacaagcgttaaagcggccaggcctactgcgtaaagccgtatcgcagagatgattcgtaattgggttgagtttgagcactgagtattcgaacaacaacacaattctgaatcgacaggggaggaagaagcgtggggacacaccaccatacgctccaagatttggttgtattcgttgggagcaccatgctaagaaggtttggtactccgggagcCTCTGGGATggaacattgtatttccacgaatacTCGCCCTCTGTAacagtaacgtcatgattcgaaatccggacacttagtagcatatcattaaATTGtgatagctggcaaaaaaaaatcatgtaataagttagaaatatcatcaggatgtagtataaacagtcaataTAAAGAGAAtgaatgcaaaatatgtctttccTAAAAAATTTTCCTCAGAATTTCCAAATCAAAATGAcatgttgtgcttcgaatcccggacaccaaaaatttctgctttgccttcccagtgcttcggacgcctatgaaatatttcagcagaAATGTTTCACAGATTTGGTAATCACAtgacttaatttaatttaattgttttagcatTGGCCACAGCgtccaaacatatttgaaatgaaagttgatgttagaattcatcaaataacacagtttagacaataattatgcgaacttatatccacgtaattgataaaacaagatgaagtgtccgggaattcgaatcatgacgttataagaGAAAAAAGAACGCTGACACAACGTGAGATGCTGTCAAACTTGACTTATATACGGAGCACGGCATTCGAATagtttattttgatttgtgGTATAGTTGATACCTTACTTTATATTTCAAATCAacatacatttttacaaaaaaatatataacgaAATGCTTAATCAAATAGTTTATATTTCGAGCAAATCTCTGCAAAGTGAAACGGCAAAGTTATCATCAATCTCAAATCGAGTAGGTGAAGATAATAAAACAATATACAATTGTGCGTTGTTTTATAATAggttaaaatgtattttgtaaaaaacttcAAGCATGCtttagattgttcatctacatgCCCTTTAAATGATCTTTACTgtatttattttagaaaatagaaaataaaataagtgtCAGAGGTCGTAATGGTTACGACTTATTGCAAACTAACTCGAGATTTGTTTCACTTATATATGTTCCATTTATCTTGCAGACAAAAGTAGTGGATGAGCTGATAGCATCGTATGGATTACTTGATAAATGTCATACAGTCAATCCACCAAAATGTAGTTCGAGCGATTTGCTGATATTCCACAGTTCCGATTACGTCGATTTTCTGAAGCGCTCCAATCAGGTAGATGACTTGAATGAAGTCACTGAAGAATTGGAAGAGTTTGGGATAGGTAATAGTtttgttaattatttttcaactcaATTGTGACCATACTTTTTACACctcagattttatttttagcCTACGACTGTCCTCTGATTGATAGAATCTACGACTTTGTCACTCAAGTCGCGGGGAGTTCAGTGGCCGCGGTGGATGCCGTTTTGAACGGGGCAAAATTTGCCATCAATTGGAGTGGCGGTTGGCATCATGCGCAGCGAGATAAAGCATCGGGATTCTGTTATGTTAATGACATTGTGAttggaatttcaaaattgagaTCAAAATTTCAGAAAGTGCTCTATATTGATCTGGATGTTCATCACGGTAATGCCGGGTACGGATGAGGGATAAGGTTAACGTTTGCATTTGCCTTTTATTCGTTCTTTCAGGTGACGGAGTGGAAAACGCCTTTTGTTCCAGCAAATATGTAATGACCGTTTCAACTCATTTGCACGAGGCTGGCTATTTTCCTGGCACCGGTAATGTCACCGACATTGGGATAGGTGCTGGCAGAGGATATACAGTGAACGCTCCATACGATCGGGATATTTCCGGAGAAATGTTCGTGCCGTATTTCACTGAGATAGCTCAAGCAGTGTACGAAACGTTTAGACCAAATGTATGCGTGATACAGTGTGGAGGAGATGTTATTTCTGGGGATCATCTGGGAGGAACGAATCTGTTGCCCGAAGACTGCATTAGCTGTGTAAAAAAGATTTTGGAATTTGAAGTGCCGTTCATATTCTTGGGGGGTGGTGGCTACAATATCATAAATACTGCCAAATATTGGACGGCATTAACGGCGACTATTCTGAACGTAGAAATTTCCAAGGACATTCCGGAGAACGATTTCTTTCTTGATTTTGGACCAGATTATGTGATAGACGTATGCAAGCGTAACGTAAAGGATAAAAATAGTGCACAAGATTTGTCTCAGAAAGTATGTATTATAAAAGGTAAGAATCAGATCAGGAAACTTAAAATGGTTGAACTATCACTAAACGATTCAATTTTTATTCTAGGCAATCTCGAGAGGTATGTTCGGAGCGcatcgtgattttttttgacaatgtaCAATGAACGGTGTAATGCTTGTCCTAAATAAACCTAATGATACAATCATAGCTCTTCCTTCTTTTCCTTCTTCTTATCTTGTCCATCTGAAAGTGCTTCATACAAGCACTTGGGATCGTTTCCCTTCAGTACGGTTTCCTCGCACAAGTACTTGATCAACGGGACATCATCCTGCTTATCGTTGTACCATCGCTCGATCACTTCCTCGAAGTTTTCCACCATGGTTTCGCACTGCGTTTTCATCTGCGTGATTTCCGCGGACGGTTTGTCCCAAAGCTCGAGCGGGATGCCAAGATCCACTTTGACGCCCTTGTCGACCAGACCGTGCAAAGTTTGGAAGGTTTGCGACATACCCTTGGCGAACCGGGTGCTGTCCTTGCGCTCTTTGTGGATGTTGTACTCCAAAATGCGATCACACACATTTTCCATTGATTCCAGCAGGCGCAGTTCGCTCTTTCGATACTCCTTGCGCTTTCGTGGCTTCACATCGTCCACGTTGTAGCTGAAAATTAGTGTAAAAATCAGTATTAAATGGTGTGATGTTCtcgcaggtttttttttttaaattgagttataagaattacaaatttgggagcgttcttttattacgtaacgcagatggggggaggggggggggggtgtgggccgtgttacgcttcatacaaattatttgaaatttgtatggaaattttgttacgagggggggggggagggggtctaaaatccgattttttgcgttacgtaataaaataataaaagctccatttgtgaattgattattgactaataaattaaattgaattgaaatgatGACAACTTAATAAATGAGTACTCTTTCCGGATGATTTATAAAAACGCTCATTTCTAAAGTTTTATTCGAAAAGGgtctttaaacatataaaacacaatagcttatcgaacttttgagaaaactcatattttaacaaattatcCAAACTTCTTGTTGTCCACAAATGATTTCGAACAATTGTGCAGGaacgtttttcaaacatttaatgtttattttcagcTTGATTCTTACCCCACTTCAATAACGTCGTGGGATTTGCCCGTTTCCGAGAGTCTGGCCTGCAGTTCGGTGGCCAATATTTTGCACGCCTCGCACTTACTGGCGTACCGAACGCCCTCGTTTTCCTCGGGCCCGCACAAAACGAGTGCCGGAAGCAGTAGGAAGAGTCCGACGAACTTTAGCATGGCTGACCCTAATTGGCTACAATGGCACACACGGAATTTCTGCGACTGATAAGGATTCCTCGAATATTCTGCGCTATGCACGCAGGCAGTTTGCCGGGTAGAAATCGGGCAAAATATCAACATTTACGTTGTCTACCGTCATTGGCCAGTAAAATGGCAAGATAATTTACATTAGAGAAGGTATGGTTGATTTCTATtcccacaaattaaaaaacgaactGTGTATAGAAATTTACAGAAAAGTGGTCAAACGTCTACAAACAATTAGTAAAATTTGTAGGTGAAATGGTATAAATTACAAGGCATAATTCtcaatttctgaaattaaaaaagtttaattatcaAGATTTGGTCCGCCATACCTTTTCTAATTGACACCCT harbors:
- the LOC120419397 gene encoding histone deacetylase 8-like isoform X2; this encodes MLNQIVYISSKSLQSETAKLSSISNRTKVVDELIASYGLLDKCHTVNPPKCSSSDLLIFHSSDYVDFLKRSNQVDDLNEVTEELEEFGIAYDCPLIDRIYDFVTQVAGSSVAAVDAVLNGAKFAINWSGGWHHAQRDKASGFCYVNDIVIGISKLRSKFQKVLYIDLDVHHGDGVENAFCSSKYVMTVSTHLHEAGYFPGTGNVTDIGIGAGRGYTVNAPYDRDISGEMFVPYFTEIAQAVYETFRPNVCVIQCGGDVISGDHLGGTNLLPEDCISCVKKILEFEVPFIFLGGGGYNIINTAKYWTALTATILNVEISKDIPENDFFLDFGPDYVIDVCKRNVKDKNSAQDLSQKVCIIKGNLERYVRSAS
- the LOC120419398 gene encoding protein canopy 4, whose product is MLIFCPISTRQTACVHSAEYSRNPYQSQKFRVCHCSQLGSAMLKFVGLFLLLPALVLCGPEENEGVRYASKCEACKILATELQARLSETGKSHDVIEVGYNVDDVKPRKRKEYRKSELRLLESMENVCDRILEYNIHKERKDSTRFAKGMSQTFQTLHGLVDKGVKVDLGIPLELWDKPSAEITQMKTQCETMVENFEEVIERWYNDKQDDVPLIKYLCEETVLKGNDPKCLYEALSDGQDKKKEKKEEL
- the LOC120419397 gene encoding histone deacetylase 8-like isoform X1; this translates as MLNQIVYISSKSLQSETAKLSSISNRTKVVDELIASYGLLDKCHTVNPPKCSSSDLLIFHSSDYVDFLKRSNQVDDLNEVTEELEEFGIAYDCPLIDRIYDFVTQVAGSSVAAVDAVLNGAKFAINWSGGWHHAQRDKASGFCYVNDIVIGISKLRSKFQKVLYIDLDVHHGDGVENAFCSSKYVMTVSTHLHEAGYFPGTGNVTDIGIGAGRGYTVNAPYDRDISGEMFVPYFTEIAQAVYETFRPNVCVIQCGGDVISGDHLGGTNLLPEDCISCVKKILEFEVPFIFLGGGGYNIINTAKYWTALTATILNVEISKDIPENDFFLDFGPDYVIDVCKRNVKDKNSAQDLSQKVCIIKGKNQIRKLKMVELSLNDSIFILGNLERYVRSAS